The nucleotide window TCCATCATTTTAACGAAAGACTTAAAGTTAAAATATAAATAAACTAATTAAAGTACTTAGTGCTAAACATGCACCATATGGTATAGGTTTTTTCATATCTTTATTTTTTACATCTAAGGCTTTAAAACCAACATACTTTAGCATATTTAATTGCCCTAGAATATGTTTTGCTTTTTCTTTAAGTCTCTTTTGTCTAATAAAATCTACTGCTGCCCAAATAAGACCAAAACATGAAGCAATAATTGTAATTACTACAAAGGACTCAAAACCTAGCCATAATCCTATTGTTGCCATAAGCTTTACATCTCCACCCCCCATACCACCTAGAGACCACGCAATAAAGCCTATACTAAAACTTACTATAAAACCTAATAGCATTTCCTTTATATTGCCAAACAATACTTGATATATAACGCCAACAAAAAGCATTGGGAAAATCAATTTATTAGGTATAATATAAATCCTGAAATCAACTATTCCTATAACTATTAGAGTCAAAATAAATATAATCAAAAATACATTTTCCAAAAGATCACCACCTATGCTTTTTTTCTAAAAAATAGAGATTCAAATACAATTGTATAAAAAACAACAAATACAGTTATTGAAAAAGGAAAGGCACTCATATAATTACCAATTATATTTCCTTCATTTGCATGAGACATAACCATAAAAATACTGATAGTT belongs to Proteiniborus sp. DW1 and includes:
- a CDS encoding A24 family peptidase — translated: MENVFLIIFILTLIVIGIVDFRIYIIPNKLIFPMLFVGVIYQVLFGNIKEMLLGFIVSFSIGFIAWSLGGMGGGDVKLMATIGLWLGFESFVVITIIASCFGLIWAAVDFIRQKRLKEKAKHILGQLNMLKYVGFKALDVKNKDMKKPIPYGACLALSTLISLFIF